From one Leishmania panamensis strain MHOM/PA/94/PSC-1 chromosome 11 sequence genomic stretch:
- a CDS encoding cell cycle sequence binding phosphoprotein (RBP45), putative (TriTrypDB/GeneDB-style sysID: LpmP.11.0140): MMNTTLLVQDVDEIQSAVDRWYCQSSSNLQESHAAFLAQLRQLQEHLGLDAGAPALSVHADAMITPPRHMYPSDDNNSGSPPMASPPISRGQLNYDHLLDEVVSKNVAMSPFNPEEEAERRRRPNAESVRTPSTPPEDYNGPCQVLVEFKRKRMLQYESPYYVAPGEHVVVGGDRGEDIGLVTHTWKGAEAHQLGENRDKGVGKVLRVASVLEVTQLQGVQTELETRAVEVAQEKVQENGLPMRIVDAEYQFDRRKLTFYYQSMHRLDFRTLVRDLYKTFRARIWMEPDTSF, encoded by the coding sequence ATGATGAACACGACACTCTTGGTGCAGGACGTGGATGAAATCCAAAGCGCCGTGGATCGATGGTATTGCCAGTCCTCGTCCAATCTGCAAGAGAGCCATGCTGCGTTCCTGGCGCAGcttcggcagctgcaggagcacctTGGTCTTGACGCAGGTGCTCCGGCACTCAGTGTACACGCAGATGCCATGATCACCCCGCCTCGTCACATGTACCCATCTGACGACAACAATAGCGGCTCACCGCCGATGGCCTCGCCACCGATCAGTCGCGGCCAGCTGAATTACGACCACCTGCTCGACGAGGTGGTCAGCAAAAATGTAGCGATGTCGCCGTTCAACCCCGAAGAGGAAGcagagcggcgccggcgaccCAACGCAGAGTCAGTGAGAaccccctccacaccaccgGAGGACTACAACGGGCCTTGCCAGGTGCTTGTGGAGTTCAAGCGCAAGCGCATGCTGCAGTATGAATCTCCCTACTACGTAGCCCCGGGTGAGCACGTTGTGGTCGGCggcgacagaggagaggacaTTGGCCTCGTCACGCACACGTGGAAGGGCGCGGAGGCGCACCAGCTCGGTGAGAACCGTGACAAAGGTGTAGGGAAAGTTCTGCGGGTGGCGAGTGTGCTCGaggtgacgcagctgcagggtgTGCAGACAGAGCTTGAGACGCGCGCCGTGGAGGTAGCGCAGGAGAAGGTACAGGAGAATGGGCTACCCATGCGCATCGTCGACGCCGAGTACCAATTCGACCGCCGCAAGCTCACCTTCTACTACCAGTCGATGCACCGGCTCGACTTTCGCACGCTGGTGCGCGACTTGTACAAAACATTCCGTGCACGCATCTGGATGGAGCCCGACACTTCGTTTTGA
- a CDS encoding hypothetical protein (TriTrypDB/GeneDB-style sysID: LpmP.11.0150) has protein sequence MDLDDIDRWYSGGSSRDHYRSHYASHYSRKWNDTHQSIHNPPLPRRYFNDDPIPEKLPSHRSAPPPPPPPSPPPHRSNSANVKRKNKRHSKHRHTRRKRSASFTSSSAARTETSRTSSTSSTDSAESTTTSSSSSSGSTASGSGSYESSDSERTSSTSASTSSTSASSTSTSSSSTASSHERRAQLHKKVKPHLQQSAVALSRVASRPYIAVQDEEIAAAAACKAIFNKEVQLKEEELRLLQQKRNFAAEVQRRSLHSHRFAVEDDAIRQMQRLVDLTDTTPALEEYLRRTSKALSASGATTDAGALAYLRSYEEALSGDGVAPLLKQMATPPSTSVAAAANARRDERLAVVGDGPPAPISLSSGTPKIEPLAATRSIAAAAPTASGGVLPHRTSPEANSLLEHSLPVEGHFLTRSAPPTPTGRAMAQAPSQGAPVLSITTDAGNTENGVVVGGAPAEGVITVAKDERQGGSAAQATAKPAEPAVSRPLKGDLVIHNDLPQQRRIKVKARRRRSRSRALAHQSEADRNSALEDAPSSNERREDSTVSPSVGHSRPGRQQQPIGASWQLLPPPPSPASHTVAEQQHIFVDPMQQYNSQSGAGQQPWAMVNWPCNAPTWRPTHKEKDGPLALWYASNSPAPLSHRDFKSLLCSEYVSPETMPALVPRAVGATAAGVDADNQVSAAPAGAKAGRNAHTPYSTGTADTATLSGETDAGEHAPRRSSRRRLVHIRGVDETPEYPLVAEWGHGEGDSQAHGPAEVLPPPPVDPRGNGNELIVEFPPPPHITASDMPPPGDVGSDVENSCCGCGGGECDCCSAFCARCRRCWYIVFSCLFPCCSGQTNPKAALPIESQRTLSSQRHDPDSALPVLSRPIPTTPATMNAQP, from the coding sequence ATGGACTTAGATGACATCGATCGCTGGtacagcggtggcagcagccgagACCACTACAGATCACACTACGCATCGCACTACTCTCGCAAGTGGAATGATACCCACCAAAGCATACACAACCCTCCCCTGCCGCGGCGGTACTTCAACGATGATCCTATCCCAGAAAAGCTACCTTCACATCGTagcgctccgccgcctccaccgcctccatcaccaccgccacaccgCTCGAACTCTGCGAATGTAAAGCGCAAGAACAAGCGCCATTCGAAGCACCGTCACACGCGCCGCAAGAGATCGGCCAGCttcacctccagcagcgcggccAGGACGGAGACAAGTCGTACTTCGTCCACCTCGAGCACCGATAGCGCTGAAAGTACTACAACCAGCTCGTCTAGTTCGTccggcagcactgccagcggcagcggctcgtATGAGTCCTCCGACTCGGAAAGAACGAGCTCGACTTCGgcgagcaccagcagcacatcagcCTCCTCGACAtctaccagcagcagcagtaccgctTCCTCGCATGAACGACGCGCACAACTGCACAAGAAGGTGAAACCACATCTGCAACAGAGCGCTGTCGCGCTGTCTCGCGTCGCTTCGAGGCCGTACATAGCGGTGCAGGACGAAGAaatcgccgccgcagcagcatgcaAAGCAATTTTCAACAAGGAGGTGCAGttgaaggaagaggagctaCGACTTCTCCAGCAGAAGCGGAACTTCGCGGCAGAGGTTCAACGTCGGTCGCTCCACTCACATCGCTTTGCAGTCGAAGACGACGCAATACGGCAGATGCAGCGGCTTGTCGACCTCACAGACACGACACCTGCACTCGAGGAGTATCTGAGGCGCACGTCCAAGGCTCTGTCGGCGAGCGGCGCCACGACAGACGCAGGCGCACTGGCGTATCTGCGGTCTTACGAGGAAGCTTTGTCAGGAGATGgtgtggcaccgctgctgaagcagatGGCCACACCGCCATCGACgtctgtcgccgccgccgcaaaTGCCCGAAGAGACGAGcgcctcgctgtcgttgGGGATGGGCCACCGGCGCCTATAAGTCTGTCAAGCGGTACACCAAAAATAGAACCGTTGGCGGCTACGCGGTCTAtcgcggccgcagcgccaaCCGCCAGTGGAGGAGTGTTGCCTCATAGGACAAGCCCCGAGGCCAACTCGTTGCTGGAGCACAGCCTTCCTGTAGAGGGCCACTTTCTCACTCGCTCCGCTCCGCCAACTCCGACAGGCCGCGCAATGGCGCAGGCTCCGTCGCAAGGAGCGCCGGTGTTGTCGATCACTACCGATGCGGGCAACACAGAGAATGGGGTGGTGGTTGGTGGCGCGCCGGCGGAAGGGGTCATCACAGTTGCAAAGGATGAGAGGCAAGGCGGCTCGGCTGCGCAGGCAACCGCAAAGCCCGCTGAGCCGGCGGTTAGTAGGCCCTTAAAAGGTGACCTTGTTATTCATAATgacctgccgcagcagcgccgcatcaaGGTGAAGGCGCGACGTCGCCGCAGTCGCTCGCGCGCCCTGGCGCACCAGAGTGAGGCGGACAGAAACTCAGCCTTAGAAGATGCTCCTTCGTCGAACGAGAGACGAGAAGACAGCACTGTCTCGCCTTCTGTTGGACACTCTCGGccagggcggcagcagcagcccatcGGTGCATcatggcagctgctgccgccgccaccaagcCCCGCCTCTCACACCgttgctgagcagcagcacatcttCGTCGACCCTATGCAGCAGTACAACAGCCAGAGTGGGGCCGGACAGCAGCCATGGGCCATGGTAAACTGGCCGTGTAACGCGCCAACATGGAGGCCGACGCACAAAGAAAAGGATGGCCCGCTAGCGCTCTGGTACGCCTCCAACAGTCCCGCGCCGCTCTCTCATCGTGATTTCAAGAGCCTGCTCTGCTCCGAGTACGTGTCACCGGAGACGATGCCCGCACTAGTGCCGCGAGCTGTGGGCGCGACCGCAGCTGGTGTTGATGCGGATAATCAAGtctcagcggcgccggcaggtGCAAAAGCGGGGCGcaatgcacacacaccataCAGTACTGGAACTGCCGACACCGCAACTCTTTCCGGAGAGACCGACGCTGGCGAACACGCCCCTCGGCGAAGTTCGCGGCGTCGGTTGGTGCACATTCGAGGTGTGGATGAAACCCCCGAATACCCCTTAGTCGCAGAGTGGGGTCATGGTGAAGGCGACTCTCAGGCCCACGGTCCCGCCGAAGTCttaccgcctcctccagtggATCCAAGGGGTAACGGGAACGAGCTCATCGTAGAGttcccgccgccgccgcataTCACAGCGAGCGACATGCCGCCCCCCGGTGACGTAGGCAGCGATGTTGAGAacagctgctgtgggtgtggaggcggcgagtgcgactgctgctccgcGTTCTGTGCGAGAtgccgccgttgctggtATATCGTATTTAGCTGTCTCTTtccgtgctgcagcggccagACGAACCCAAAAGCTGCGCTGCCGATCGAATCACAGCGTACACTGAGCTCTCAGAGGCACGATCCAGACTCTGCTCTGCCGGTGCTATCTCGTCCGATTCCGACTACACCAGCCACGATGAATGCGCAACCATAG
- a CDS encoding hypothetical protein (TriTrypDB/GeneDB-style sysID: LpmP.11.0160), with protein MCASNPPTLRVASRYTMESATPTKQDRRIYAVLRDHCDTPRVLFSTENPLLLVHQGNRRYVFLFSTKYYTYMVRSKGFKLYAVWANRQLSVTAQSHRVTLTSLDQRTIKATLQSYKETTDAAVNEFSTVTLETKSALNAAEVEKCIMCLVESAQRTAALLEQQERGIALHGSRHLGDNDDDAHSGGSSDSEDGDSGGTSISGARASAAARAAVQQGEGARKKKGAEGALRMGPSRYIAITSLVDGEFADYTTLKNAYMRHEEEDLLRDLGVFIKENEGQVEALCEHHYPALLHAAQQCVSISERDAELVGEELSGATTLVRTAVVNMKKATSNLLLSRSTRDNLQQVRSLLSKAIAVAEYLETAESQTQRQQLVGAVATLRELLRLAAPLSEYAIGEYVLHVRIPALTQDVFSYAVQHLNSWLRVLRDKAYPIGKASMEWGGTVTAGSLSSHLVMAEASEQWWLNEEFVPAQLKLAPFEEAEAITAVSNGAGIQVVFLELHREEYLDKYYTEGRWQQARTDLLECPLTLTNLSPAEVLSKFRQYCATVMGFILIEDIVHCATSPHLRSRAEIIQLWAILSAKITEHALKVLQVLLANPNETSEAVQQVQILQSLIHCAADNVKCVELNNLPLSRVMETASDQLISSWLQQACVDCMQLIMSDTFDPAVVTDAEQFAKLVTRFNFHRCTSLELNIPSTYTSSVQTLPYSAAVPRIGERVLGFLTQCYSTIIIDTSTAVMQSELNNVDEMLLKYMTVLFRTVAESMQGQLMSIDARAVLQLAVYATSCSMMPVLISCAEQQYMLHWQCEYEREKTQTMGAPKLMAHCVKFFAKSLQLGIERLLSALMKEVEERLKSVDSVSYWKARVEVRRQNRKADGDAFASCMEYILTMIPKLSSVLQSTVVRSVVGTAVMRAGVLMQSSLYTAITSAYQDGARDFGVWKDAIEEYERQCVMGVPLWQRRLGELLPGVSGAQRFPLNAVVAVQEARQWMDAKEQAYKAEKASQPQILAGIEGAGKAVAKGFQAVGKGVAARASAFGKGPQQQQH; from the coding sequence atgtgtgcctcCAACCCGCCCACTCTCCGTGTTGCTTCTCGTTACACAATGGAGAGCGCGACTCCCACGAAGCAAGATCGTCGCATCTATGCTGTGCTGCGTGACCACTGCGATACCCCCCGTGTCCTTTTCTCTACCGAGAacccgctgctcctcgtgcACCAAGGCAACCGGCGCTATGTCTTCTTGTTCAGCACCAAATACTATACCTACATGGTCAGGAGCAAAGGCTTCAAGCTGTATGCGGTGTGGGCAAACAGGCAGCTGTCGGTGACGGCGCAGTCGCACCGGGTCACTCTCACGTCACTTGACCAGCGCACCATCAAGGCAACGCTGCAGTCGTACAAGGAGACGACTGACGCTGCTGTCAACGAGTTCAGCACAGTTACACTGGAGACCAAATCGGCACTGAatgcggcggaggtggaaaaGTGTATTATGTGTCTCGTTGAAAGTGCACAGCGCACGGCGGCATTGcttgagcagcaggagcgtgGCATTGCGCTTCACGGTAGCCGCCACCTTGGTGATAACGATGACGACGCCCATTCTGGCGGCTCCTCTGATAGTGAGGACGGTGACAGTGGTGGCACGTCCATCTCCGGGGCACGTGCCTCGGCGGCCGCGCGCGCAGCGGTTCAGCAGGGCGAAGGAGCacggaaaaagaaaggcgcTGAGGGTGCACTGCGCATGGGTCCATCGCGCTACATCGCCATCACCTCCCTCGTGGATGGCGAGTTTGCCGACTACACAACGCTGAAGAACGCTTACATGCGGCATGAAGAGGAGGATCTGCTGCGGGACTTGGGCGTCTTCATCAAGGAAAACGAAGGTCAGGTGGAGGCATTGTGTGAGCACCACTACCCggccctcctccacgccgcgcagcagtgcgtgaGCATCTCTGAGCGGGACGCCGAGCTCGTAGGCGAGGAgctcagcggcgccaccaccctcGTGCGTACCGCCGTCGTGAACATGAAGAAGGCCACCTCAAACCTCCTGCTCTCACGCAGCACCCGCGACAACCTCCAGCAGGTACGTAGCCTGCTATCCAAAGCCATTGCCGTTGCCGAGTATCTGGAGACAGCGGAGTcgcagacgcagcgccagcagctcgtTGGGGCGGTAGCCACGCTGCGTGAGCTACTTCGTCTCGCCGCGCCACTTAGCGAGTACGCTATCGGCGAGTACGTGCTGCATGTCCGCATCCCCGCACTTACGCAGGATGTCTTCAGTTATGCGGTACAGCACCTCAACAGCTGGCTGCGGGTCCTGCGGGACAAGGCGTACCCCATTGGGAAGGCCTCAATGGAGTGGGGGGGAACTGTGACCGCCGGCAGCCTTTCTTCGCACCTCGTCATGGCCGAGGCAAGCGAGCAGTGGTGGCTAAACGAGGAGTTCGTGCCAGCGCAGCTGAAGCTGGCGCCGTTtgaggaagcggaggcaATCACTGCGGTGTCCAATGGTGCCGGCATCCAAGTCGTTTTTCTAGAGCTGCACCGCGAGGAGTACCTTGACAAGTACTACACCGAGGGCAGGTggcagcaggcgcgcacCGATCTGCTGGAGTGCCCGTTGACATTGACGAACCTGTCGCCTGCTGAAGTGCTCAGCAAGTTCCGCCAGTACTGCGCTACCGTCATGGGGTTCATTTTAATCGAGGATATAGTTcactgcgccacctcgcccCACCTTCGCTCCCGGGCCGAGATTATTCAGCTCTGGGCCATCCTCTCTGCCAAGATTACCGAGCACGCTCtcaaggtgctgcaggtccTGCTGGCGAACCCCAACGAGACAAGCGAGGCTGTACAGCAGGTCCAGATACTGCAGTCTCTCATCCACTGTGCTGCCGACAACGTGAAGTGTGTCGAGCTGAACAACCTGCCTCTTTCGCGCGTGATGGAGACGGCGAGCGACCAGCTGATCAGCTCATGGCTGCAGCAGGCTTGTGTAGATTGCATGCAGCTCATTATGAGCGATACTTTCGACCCCGCTGTGGTCACGGATGCCGAGCAATTTGCCAAGCTCGTCACACGCTTTAACTTCCATAGGTGCACCTCGCTAGAGCTAAACATCCCAAGCACCTATACAAGTAGCGTCCAAACACTGCCCtacagcgctgctgtgccacgCATCGGTGAGCGTGTTCTCGGCTTCCTCACGCAGTGCTActccaccatcatcatcgacACGTCTACCGCCGTGATGCAGTCGGAGTTGAACAACGTAGACGAGATGCTGCTTAAGTACATGACAGTGCTCTTCCGCACAGTGGCCGAGTCGATGCAAGGTCAGCTCATGTCCATCGACGCGCGagccgtgctgcagctcgctgTGTATGCAACGAGCTGCTCCATGATGCCGGTGCTGATATCGTgcgcggagcagcagtaCATGCTACACTGGCAGTGTGAGTACGAGCGGGAGAAGACGCAGACGATGGGCGCACCGAAGCTGATGGCGCATTGCGTCAAGTTCTTCGCCAAGTCGTTGCAGCTCGGGATTGAGCGGCTGCTCTCGGCGCTCATGAAGGAGGTCGAGGAGCGGCTGAAGTCCGTGGACAGCGTGTCATACTGGAAGGCACgggtggaggtgcgccgACAGAATAGAAAGGCTGATGGCGATGCCTTTGCATCCTGCATGGAGTATATCCTCACGATGATCCCCAAGCTGAGCTCCGTACTGCAGAGCACCGTCGTGCGTAGTGTGGTGGGGACGGCGGTCATGCGGGCAGGCGTGCTCATGCAGTCGAGTTTGTACACCGCCATTACAAGCGCCTACCAAGATGGTGCGCGCGACTTCGGCGTATGGAAGGACGCCATCGAGGAGTACGAGAGGCAGTGCGTCATGGGCGTCCCTctgtggcagcgccgtcttgGTGAGCTCCTACCGGGTGTCAGCGGAGCACAGCGCTTCCCACTCAACGCGGTGGTCGCTGTGCAAGAAGCGCGGCAGTGGATGGATGCGAAGGAGCAGGCGTacaaggcggagaaggcaagCCAACCACAGATCTTAGCTGGCAT